In a genomic window of candidate division WOR-3 bacterium:
- a CDS encoding iron-containing alcohol dehydrogenase, producing MENTVDFLSKIFAVSGSSSEIFKALSVPPRIVSGIGVFDIVAEIAKSFGTNALLVTGSKSFEETKFYNDFMREKEKTGLHIFRVKIPYEPTDKMIDGIKDEFRNEIICSIIAVGGGSVLDAGKALSVLMNENGPTKDFLENRPSPRIFKKDKIPFIAVPTTSGTGSEATKNAVINVLGEELKASLRGDRLIPDVAVLDPRLTYSCPVNTAFSSGMDALTQLAESFISVRATEATDLLAGQGFKMAFSAMKHLTGDFSDEKAKQEMSLSVFFSGVTLANAGLGTVHGFAAVIGGMFGAPHGFICANLLVHCLRKTFYECAGCGDEKTVSKLRLLAGFSEGYDSPADTEKLFENIDCLLKKTGLAKLDEYGVEEKYFSVITKNTNVKNSPCKLTKDDLIEILEQENRR from the coding sequence ATGGAAAACACGGTCGATTTCCTGAGTAAAATCTTCGCTGTATCAGGATCAAGCAGTGAAATATTTAAAGCCCTTTCAGTGCCCCCGCGCATTGTCTCTGGAATCGGAGTTTTTGATATCGTCGCAGAAATAGCAAAAAGTTTTGGAACGAACGCTTTGCTGGTTACAGGATCAAAATCGTTTGAAGAAACGAAATTTTATAATGATTTTATGCGCGAAAAAGAAAAGACGGGACTTCATATCTTTCGCGTAAAAATCCCATATGAACCTACCGACAAGATGATAGACGGGATCAAGGATGAATTCAGAAATGAAATAATTTGCTCGATAATCGCCGTAGGGGGCGGAAGTGTCCTAGACGCAGGCAAAGCGCTGTCTGTGCTGATGAATGAAAATGGACCGACAAAGGATTTTCTGGAAAACCGCCCTTCACCGAGAATTTTCAAAAAAGATAAAATTCCTTTTATTGCCGTGCCGACTACTTCCGGGACGGGCAGCGAAGCGACAAAAAATGCCGTCATAAATGTTTTGGGAGAGGAACTTAAAGCGTCTCTGAGAGGCGACCGTCTCATTCCCGATGTGGCTGTGCTTGACCCGCGACTGACATACTCCTGCCCTGTAAACACTGCCTTTTCGAGCGGCATGGACGCATTGACACAGCTTGCAGAATCTTTCATTTCTGTCAGGGCGACTGAAGCGACAGATTTACTGGCGGGACAAGGTTTTAAAATGGCGTTTTCCGCCATGAAACACTTGACCGGTGACTTTTCCGATGAAAAAGCCAAACAGGAGATGTCCCTCAGCGTATTCTTTTCCGGTGTAACTCTTGCTAATGCAGGATTGGGAACTGTTCATGGTTTTGCGGCAGTGATAGGCGGAATGTTCGGAGCACCTCATGGATTTATATGCGCAAACCTGCTTGTACATTGTCTTAGAAAGACCTTTTATGAGTGCGCCGGATGCGGTGATGAAAAAACTGTTTCAAAACTCAGATTGCTGGCCGGTTTTTCAGAAGGCTATGATTCGCCGGCTGATACGGAAAAGCTTTTTGAAAACATTGACTGCTTGCTTAAAAAAACAGGCCTGGCAAAACTTGACGAATACGGAGTGGAAGAAAAATATTTTTCTGTTATAACAAAAAATACGAATGTTAAAAACAGCCCCTGCAAATTGACAAAAGACGATTTGATAGAGATTCTGGAACAAGAAAATAGAAGATAA